From the Micromonospora echinospora genome, the window CCGGCCCCGCCAGCAGACCACGCCCCACGGCTGGAGCCGGCGGGTGGCGGGCGCGTCACCGTCGGGGGTGCGGTAGTCGAAGCTCACCTCGCGCCGGTCCCGCGCGGCGGCGGTCAGCGGCGCGAACGCCGGGTCCACCGTGACCATCGGCTCCAGGCCGAGGGTGGCCTGCGGGTCCACGTCCACGCCGGCGGCGCGCAGCTTCGCCAGCCCCGAGGAGGCGGCGGCGGCCAGCCCGGCGTGCTGCCACAGTCGGGCCGCGATGCCCACCGCGGCGGCCTCGTCCGGTTCGAGCGGGATGTCGGGCAGCGCGTACTCGCGGTGGGCGATCCGGTAACCCGGCTCGGTGTCGAAGACACTGGCGGTCCCGGTCTCCAGCGGCACGCCCAGCTCCCGCAACTCGGCCTTGTCCCGCTCGAACTTGCGCTGGAAGGCCTCGTGGTCGCGGACGTCGTCCGGATCGTGTTCGTAGCCGGGCACCGTCGCGGCGATCTGCGCGGCGGTGAGGAACCGTCGCGTGGACAGCAGGCAGATCACCAGGTTGACCAGGCGCTCGGTACGGGTCCGCGACACGTGCAAGACGCTAGCAGCCCGCCGACCCCCGCAGACCGCGCACCCACACGGGCGGCGCGGCGCCGTCGGTCGCCCCGCCCGGGTGCTGGCGGCGGTCCCGGGCCGTCGGGTGGTAGCAGGGGACCCCTCCTCATCGAAAAGCGGTAACAGGGGGCCCTTCCTACCGTCGCGGGCCGACAGCCGGCGACCGGGCGGGCGCCGACCATAGGGTGGGCCCATGGCGGAAGCCGCAGCCAGGACCGAGAGTGTCGGCACGGTTGTCGTGGCCGGGGCCGCGAACCTCGCCATCGCCGTGGCCAAGCTCGTCGCCGGGCTGCTGTCCGGCTCGGCGGCGATGCTCTCCGAGGCCGTCCACTCGCTCGCCGACACCACCACCGAGGTGCTGCTCTACACCGCCCTGCGGCGGGGCGCGCGCCCCGCCGACCCCCGGCACCCCTTCGGGTACGGCAAGGAGAGCTACGTCTGGGCGCTGCTCGCCGCGTTGTTCACCTTCGTGGCCGGGGCCGGTTTCGCCGTCACCCACGGGGTCACCACGATCCTCGTTCACGAGCACCGCGGCGACTACCTCGCGTCGTACGTCGTGCTCGCCGTCTCGTTCGTCATCGAGTCGGTCTCACTGGCCCGCGCGGCGCGGCAGGTCCGCCGGGAGTCACGCCGCTGGCGTACCAGCCCGCGCCACTTCCTGCGGATGACCGCGGACACCACCGTCAAGGCGGTCTTCCTGGAGGACAGCGCCGCGCTGGTGGGGCTGCTGCTGGCCGCGTTCGGCGTGGGCCTGTCCCAGCTGACCGGCGAGGAGGTCTACGACGGGATCGCCTCGATCCTGATCGGGCTGCTGCTCCTGGTCGTCGCCACCATCCTGGCGTACAGCAACGTCTCCCTGCTGGTCGGCCGGTCGGTGCCGGGGCGGATCCGGCGCGAGATCGAGGACGAACTCGTCGGCCTGCCCACGGTGCGGCGGGTCGACACCCTGCTCACCATGCAGCTCGGTCCGGCCGACGTGCTGGTCGCCGCCAAGGTCGACTTCTCGGACGACGCGACCGGCGCGGACATCGAGGCCGCGGCGGACGCGGCCGAGCGGCAACTCACCGGACGCTACCCCGAGATCCGGTACGTCTTCCTCGACCCGACCCGGGCGCGCCCCGGGACGGCCGACCCCGCCCCGGACCCCGACGAGCCGCCGCCGGGGACCTGACCAGCCACGGGTACGAACGGCGGGTACCCGGGCGTGGACCATCGGCCGGACGCCGATAGCGTGCCCGTCATGGTGCGATGGCGGACGGCGACGGTCACGGCACTACGGCGCCGGTGGCACGGCGCGACGGAACTCGACGTGGTCCTGCCCGACGGGGCCACCATGCGGGCGCTGGCCTACCCGGAGCTGGTCGGCGAGCCGGAGCCCGGTGACCGGGTGCTGCTCAACGTCGGCGCGCTGCTGATGGGGCTCGGCACCGGCGGGTACGCGCTCGTCGTCGCCCTGCCCGACCGGCTGCCCGAAGACCCGCCGCAGGCCGCCACCCGCGACGCCGGGCATCTAGTCAAGGCCCGCTACACCCCGCTGCAACCGATCCTGCTCGGGGTCGACGAGGAGGCCTCCCCGCACCACCCGCTGCTCGCCGACGCCGACGACCTGGCCGGCATGCCGGTGGTCACCGCCGACCTGCACTCCGCGCTCCCGGCGATCCTCGCCGGGGTGCACGCCGACCGTCCCGACTGCCGGGTCGCCTACCTGCTCACCGACGGCGGGGCGCTGCCCGCCTGGTTCTCCCGCACCCTCGCCGGGCTGCGCGGGCGCCTAGCCGGCACGATCAGCGTCGGGCAGGCCTTCGGCGGCGACCTGGAGGCGAGCACCCTGCACACCGGGCTGCTGGCCGCCCGGCACGTCCTGCACGCCGACGTCGCCGTCGTCGCCCAGGGGCCGGGGAACCTGGGCACCGGCACCCGGTGGGGCTACTCCGGGGTGGCCGTCGGCGAGGCGGTCAACGCGGTCGCCGTCCTCGGCGGGCGGCCGGTCGGCTCGCTGCGGATCTCCGACGCGGACCCGCGTCCCCGGCACCGGGGGGTATCCCACCACAGCCTCACCGCGTACGGCCGGGTCGCGCTCGCCCCGGCTGAGCTGGTCGTCCCGGACGGCCTCGCCCCCGCCCTGGACGCCGAGGTCGCGGCGGCGCTGACGCCGCTGGCCGCGCGGCACCGGATCGTCCGGGTCGACACCGACGGGCTGGACGCCGCGCTCCGGGCCAGTGCCGTGCCGCTGTCGACGATGGGACGCGGCCTGGACGCCGACCACGCGTACTTCCTGGCCGCCGCCGCAGCCGGCCGGTACGCCGCCCGCCTGGCCGACTGACCGCCGGACACGGGCATCGACCGCCTGACGCGGGGGGC encodes:
- a CDS encoding DUF3866 family protein, with translation MVRWRTATVTALRRRWHGATELDVVLPDGATMRALAYPELVGEPEPGDRVLLNVGALLMGLGTGGYALVVALPDRLPEDPPQAATRDAGHLVKARYTPLQPILLGVDEEASPHHPLLADADDLAGMPVVTADLHSALPAILAGVHADRPDCRVAYLLTDGGALPAWFSRTLAGLRGRLAGTISVGQAFGGDLEASTLHTGLLAARHVLHADVAVVAQGPGNLGTGTRWGYSGVAVGEAVNAVAVLGGRPVGSLRISDADPRPRHRGVSHHSLTAYGRVALAPAELVVPDGLAPALDAEVAAALTPLAARHRIVRVDTDGLDAALRASAVPLSTMGRGLDADHAYFLAAAAAGRYAARLAD
- a CDS encoding helix-turn-helix transcriptional regulator; translated protein: MSRTRTERLVNLVICLLSTRRFLTAAQIAATVPGYEHDPDDVRDHEAFQRKFERDKAELRELGVPLETGTASVFDTEPGYRIAHREYALPDIPLEPDEAAAVGIAARLWQHAGLAAAASSGLAKLRAAGVDVDPQATLGLEPMVTVDPAFAPLTAAARDRREVSFDYRTPDGDAPATRRLQPWGVVCWRGRWYVVGHDLEREATRCFRLSRVVGAVRVTGRPGAYTPPEVDLISHVARWSGPVERTGRATVLVAPGRAAGLRRWAVGGSTGPDGDRLVLPYADPESLAGQLVGYGPDVRVLSPPEVREAVIQRLKEVAARHDEVATSGGAR
- a CDS encoding cation diffusion facilitator family transporter is translated as MAEAAARTESVGTVVVAGAANLAIAVAKLVAGLLSGSAAMLSEAVHSLADTTTEVLLYTALRRGARPADPRHPFGYGKESYVWALLAALFTFVAGAGFAVTHGVTTILVHEHRGDYLASYVVLAVSFVIESVSLARAARQVRRESRRWRTSPRHFLRMTADTTVKAVFLEDSAALVGLLLAAFGVGLSQLTGEEVYDGIASILIGLLLLVVATILAYSNVSLLVGRSVPGRIRREIEDELVGLPTVRRVDTLLTMQLGPADVLVAAKVDFSDDATGADIEAAADAAERQLTGRYPEIRYVFLDPTRARPGTADPAPDPDEPPPGT